The following coding sequences lie in one Mycobacterium sp. Z3061 genomic window:
- a CDS encoding thiolase family protein translates to MRETVIVEAVRTAVGKRNGGLAGVHPADLSAVVLNELMERAGVSPELVDDVIWGCVSQVGDQSANIGRYAVLAAGWPETIPGTTVNRACGSSQQALDFAVQAVMSGQQDVVVAGGVEVMSRVPLGAARATGMPYGPKVLARYDDFSFNQGISAELIAKKWGLSRARLDEYSARSHELAAAAQDSGAFTEQIVPVFCDDGSIVHEDEGVRRGTTAEKLAGLKPAFVEDGVIHAGNSSQISDGAAALLVTTSELALEMGLTPIVRYRAGAVAGADPVLMLTGPIPATEKVLGKSGVRVDEVGVFEVNEAFAPVPLAWLAETGADPERLNPLGGAIALGHPLGASGAVLMTRMVHHMRANGIRFGLQTMCEGGGTANATLVELIG, encoded by the coding sequence ATGCGCGAAACAGTCATCGTCGAGGCGGTGCGCACAGCGGTCGGCAAGCGCAACGGCGGGCTCGCGGGCGTGCACCCCGCCGACCTGTCGGCCGTCGTCCTCAACGAACTGATGGAACGCGCCGGCGTCAGCCCTGAGCTCGTCGACGACGTGATCTGGGGCTGCGTCAGCCAGGTCGGCGATCAGTCCGCCAACATCGGCCGCTATGCCGTGCTGGCAGCGGGCTGGCCGGAGACCATTCCCGGGACCACCGTCAACCGCGCCTGCGGATCCAGCCAACAGGCCCTCGACTTCGCGGTGCAGGCCGTCATGTCGGGTCAGCAGGACGTGGTGGTGGCCGGCGGCGTCGAAGTGATGAGCCGGGTGCCGCTCGGCGCGGCCCGGGCGACCGGTATGCCCTACGGCCCGAAAGTCCTTGCGCGCTATGACGATTTCTCGTTCAACCAGGGAATCAGTGCGGAGCTGATCGCCAAGAAGTGGGGCCTGTCCCGCGCCCGGCTCGACGAGTACTCCGCCCGGTCTCACGAACTGGCCGCCGCGGCTCAGGACAGCGGCGCCTTCACCGAGCAGATCGTTCCGGTGTTCTGCGATGACGGTTCGATAGTGCACGAGGACGAAGGCGTGCGCCGGGGGACGACGGCCGAGAAACTCGCCGGACTGAAACCGGCTTTCGTCGAGGACGGTGTGATCCACGCCGGCAACTCCTCACAGATATCCGACGGCGCCGCCGCGCTGTTGGTGACGACGTCAGAACTCGCGCTGGAGATGGGTCTGACGCCGATCGTGCGTTACCGCGCCGGTGCGGTCGCCGGCGCGGACCCGGTGCTGATGCTGACCGGGCCGATCCCGGCGACGGAGAAGGTGCTCGGAAAGTCCGGCGTCCGGGTCGACGAGGTGGGCGTGTTCGAGGTCAACGAGGCCTTCGCGCCCGTGCCACTGGCCTGGCTCGCCGAGACCGGCGCGGACCCGGAGCGGCTCAATCCGCTGGGCGGCGCGATCGCGCTGGGTCATCCGCTGGGCGCCTCCGGCGCGGTGTTGATGACGCGAATGGTGCATCACATGCGCGCCAACGGAATTCGGTTTGGACTGCAGACCATGTGCGAAGGCGGCGGTACGGCCAACGCGACGCTGGTTGAGTTGATCGGCTGA
- a CDS encoding aromatic ring-hydroxylating dioxygenase subunit alpha gives MAHFPKPAAGSWTQNYPELGTAPVDYSDSIDPAFFEAERDAVFKRTWLNVGRVERLPRTGSYFTKELPSAGRGMSVIIVKTKDGSVKAFHNVCRHRGNKLVWNDFPNEETSGTCRQFTCKYHAWRYSLDGDLTFVQQEDEFFDLDKSDYGLVPVRCEVWEGFIFINFDQNAQPLVDYLGPMGKGIEGYPFHEMTETYSYRAEVGSNWKLFIDAFAEFYHAPVLHQGQYTKEEAAKIMKYGFEALHYELASPHGMISTWGGQAPPVDMSMVKPMDQVLRSGLFGPWDKPEVIANLDALPPGVNPKKVKQWGIDSWHFYPNFMLLIWEPGWFLTYHYWPTAVDKHIFECTLYFVPPRNARERLAHELAAVTFKEYALQDANTLEATQTMIGTRVVNDFPLCDQEILLRHLHKVTGDYVADFAKESRSNGKVTV, from the coding sequence GTGGCCCACTTCCCCAAACCAGCCGCCGGAAGCTGGACGCAGAACTATCCGGAACTGGGGACCGCACCCGTCGACTACAGCGACTCGATCGATCCTGCGTTCTTCGAAGCCGAGCGCGACGCGGTCTTCAAGCGCACCTGGCTCAACGTGGGTCGCGTCGAGCGACTGCCACGTACCGGCAGCTATTTCACCAAGGAGCTGCCGTCGGCCGGCAGGGGCATGTCGGTGATCATCGTCAAGACCAAGGACGGATCCGTCAAGGCGTTCCACAACGTCTGCCGGCACCGTGGAAACAAGCTGGTGTGGAACGATTTTCCGAACGAGGAAACGTCCGGCACCTGCCGGCAGTTCACCTGCAAGTACCACGCCTGGCGGTACAGCCTGGACGGTGACCTGACCTTCGTCCAACAGGAGGACGAGTTCTTCGACCTCGACAAGAGCGATTACGGCCTGGTGCCGGTGCGCTGCGAGGTGTGGGAAGGCTTCATCTTCATCAACTTCGACCAGAACGCACAGCCGCTGGTGGACTATCTGGGTCCGATGGGCAAGGGCATCGAGGGCTACCCCTTCCACGAGATGACCGAAACCTATTCCTACCGAGCCGAAGTCGGCAGCAACTGGAAGCTGTTCATCGACGCGTTCGCCGAGTTCTACCACGCTCCGGTGCTGCATCAGGGGCAGTACACCAAGGAAGAAGCCGCCAAGATCATGAAGTACGGCTTCGAGGCGCTGCACTACGAGCTGGCCAGCCCGCACGGAATGATCTCGACCTGGGGCGGCCAGGCCCCGCCGGTGGACATGAGCATGGTCAAGCCGATGGACCAGGTCCTGCGCAGCGGACTGTTCGGCCCCTGGGACAAGCCGGAAGTCATTGCCAACCTCGACGCGCTGCCGCCGGGTGTGAATCCGAAGAAGGTCAAGCAGTGGGGCATCGACTCCTGGCACTTCTACCCGAACTTCATGCTGCTGATCTGGGAGCCGGGCTGGTTCCTGACCTACCACTACTGGCCGACCGCCGTCGACAAGCACATCTTCGAGTGCACGCTGTATTTCGTGCCGCCGCGAAATGCCCGGGAGCGCCTGGCCCACGAGTTGGCCGCGGTGACGTTCAAGGAGTACGCGCTGCAGGACGCGAACACGCTGGAGGCGACGCAGACCATGATCGGCACCCGGGTGGTCAACGACTTCCCGTTGTGCGACCAGGAGATCCTGCTCCGCCATCTGCACAAGGTGACCGGCGACTACGTTGCCGACTTCGCGAAGGAGAGCCGCAGCAATGGCAAAGTTACCGTCTGA
- a CDS encoding amidohydrolase family protein, whose product MNKEDMILISVDDHTVEPPNMFKNHLPSKYLDDAPRLVHNPDGSDMWKFRDTVIPNVALNAVAGRPKEEYGIEPTGLDEIRPGCYNVDERIKDMNAGGILASICFPSFPGFAGRLFATDDPEFSIALVQAYNDWHIEEWCGAYPARFIPMAIPVIWDAEACAAEVRRVAKKGVHALTFTENPAAMGYPSFHNEYWNPLWKALCDTDTVMNVHIGSSGRLAITAPDAPMDVMITLQPMNIVQAAADLLWSRPIKEYPDLKVALSEGGTGWIPYFLERADRTYEMHSSWTHQDFKGKLPSEVFREHFLTCFISDKVGVALRNMIGIDNICWEADYPHSDSMWPGAPEELWDVLSINNVPDDEIKKMTYENAMRWYSFDPFTHITPEQATVGALRAAAEGHDVSIKAAGHAKDTRGGSSFADFAANAKSLSGNTD is encoded by the coding sequence GTGAACAAAGAAGACATGATCCTGATCAGCGTGGACGACCACACCGTCGAGCCGCCGAACATGTTCAAGAACCACCTACCGTCGAAGTACCTGGACGACGCGCCTCGCCTGGTGCACAACCCCGACGGCTCGGACATGTGGAAGTTCCGCGACACCGTCATTCCGAACGTGGCGCTCAACGCGGTGGCCGGCCGGCCCAAGGAGGAGTACGGGATCGAGCCCACCGGCCTGGACGAGATCCGGCCCGGCTGTTACAACGTCGACGAGCGCATCAAGGACATGAATGCCGGCGGGATCCTGGCCTCGATCTGTTTTCCGTCTTTCCCGGGTTTCGCCGGACGGCTGTTCGCCACCGACGATCCGGAATTCTCGATCGCACTGGTGCAGGCCTACAACGACTGGCACATCGAGGAATGGTGCGGTGCCTACCCGGCGCGGTTCATCCCGATGGCGATTCCGGTGATCTGGGACGCCGAGGCGTGCGCCGCCGAGGTGCGCCGGGTCGCCAAGAAGGGCGTACACGCGCTCACCTTCACCGAGAACCCGGCCGCGATGGGTTACCCCAGCTTCCACAACGAATACTGGAACCCGTTGTGGAAGGCGTTGTGCGACACCGACACCGTCATGAATGTGCACATCGGGTCCTCGGGCCGGCTGGCGATCACCGCGCCCGACGCCCCGATGGACGTGATGATCACGCTGCAGCCGATGAACATCGTGCAGGCGGCCGCTGACCTGCTGTGGTCTCGGCCCATCAAGGAGTACCCGGACCTCAAGGTCGCGCTGTCCGAAGGTGGCACCGGATGGATTCCTTACTTCCTGGAGCGCGCGGACCGTACCTATGAGATGCACTCGAGCTGGACGCACCAGGACTTCAAGGGCAAGCTGCCCAGCGAGGTCTTCCGTGAGCACTTCCTGACCTGCTTCATCAGCGACAAGGTCGGCGTCGCGCTGCGCAACATGATCGGCATCGACAACATCTGCTGGGAGGCTGACTACCCGCACAGCGACTCGATGTGGCCGGGAGCGCCCGAAGAGTTGTGGGACGTGTTGTCGATCAACAATGTCCCCGACGACGAGATCAAGAAGATGACGTACGAGAACGCCATGCGCTGGTACTCGTTCGACCCGTTTACGCACATCACGCCGGAGCAGGCGACCGTCGGTGCGTTGCGCGCAGCGGCCGAGGGCCACGACGTGTCCATCAAGGCGGCGGGCCACGCAAAGGACACCCGTGGTGGTTCGTCTTTCGCCGACTTTGCGGCTAATGCGAAGTCGCTCAGCGGCAACACGGACTGA
- a CDS encoding acyl-CoA dehydrogenase family protein: MEFELTEDQELIRRSVAELAAKFDDHYWMEKDQAHEFPTDFYRAIADGGWLGMTIPAEYGGHGLGITEATILLEEVAKSGGAMNAASSIHLSIFGMQPVVVHGSDELKQRTLPSVATGETHVCFGVTEPGAGLDTSRITTFAKRNGDHYIVNGRKVWISKAMESDKILLLTRTQAYDEVAKKTDGMTLFLTDLDRSRVDIRPINKMGRNAVSSNELFIDNLEVPVEDRVGEEGKGFQYILDGLNPERMLIAAEALGIGRVALDKAVKYANEREVFGRPIGMNQGIQFPLADSLARLDAAELMLRKATWLYDNGKPCGREANTAKYLCADAGFAAADRALQTHGGMGYAEEYHVTRYFREARLMKIAPISQEMILNFLGSHALKLPRSY, encoded by the coding sequence ATGGAGTTTGAGCTCACCGAGGATCAGGAGCTGATCCGCCGTTCGGTGGCCGAGTTGGCGGCCAAGTTCGACGACCACTACTGGATGGAAAAAGACCAGGCGCACGAGTTCCCCACCGACTTCTACCGCGCCATCGCCGACGGCGGCTGGCTGGGCATGACCATCCCCGCCGAATACGGTGGCCACGGCCTCGGCATCACCGAGGCCACGATCCTGCTCGAAGAGGTCGCCAAATCCGGCGGCGCGATGAACGCGGCGAGTTCGATCCACCTGTCGATCTTCGGCATGCAACCGGTTGTGGTGCACGGCTCCGACGAACTCAAACAACGCACCCTGCCGAGCGTTGCGACGGGGGAGACCCACGTGTGCTTCGGGGTGACCGAACCCGGCGCCGGGCTGGACACCTCGCGCATCACCACGTTCGCCAAGCGCAACGGCGACCACTACATCGTCAACGGCCGAAAAGTGTGGATTTCCAAGGCAATGGAGTCCGACAAGATCCTGTTGCTCACTCGCACCCAGGCGTACGACGAGGTCGCCAAGAAGACCGACGGCATGACGTTGTTTCTCACCGATCTCGACCGCAGCCGGGTCGACATCCGGCCCATCAACAAGATGGGCCGCAACGCCGTCAGCTCCAACGAGCTGTTCATCGACAACCTCGAAGTCCCGGTCGAAGACCGAGTCGGCGAGGAGGGCAAGGGTTTCCAATACATCCTCGACGGGCTGAACCCGGAGCGGATGCTGATCGCGGCCGAGGCGCTCGGTATCGGCAGGGTCGCACTGGACAAGGCCGTGAAGTACGCCAACGAACGCGAGGTCTTCGGCCGGCCGATCGGGATGAATCAGGGCATTCAGTTCCCGCTGGCGGATTCCCTGGCCCGCCTGGACGCCGCCGAGCTCATGCTGCGCAAGGCCACGTGGCTGTACGACAACGGCAAACCCTGTGGGCGCGAGGCGAATACCGCCAAATACCTGTGCGCCGACGCCGGATTCGCCGCCGCGGACCGGGCGCTGCAAACCCACGGCGGCATGGGCTATGCGGAGGAGTACCACGTCACGCGCTACTTCCGGGAAGCGCGGCTGATGAAGATCGCCCCGATCAGCCAGGAGATGATCCTGAACTTCCTCGGCTCGCATGCGCTTAAGCTGCCAAGAAGCTACTGA
- a CDS encoding TetR family transcriptional regulator, whose protein sequence is MPDVRPYETLLAKGEDRKQRILEVAQRLLSRNGWRSTTLAQIAREAGVTPAGLLHHFESKEQLLHAVLDARDLDDDTHSDRGGDLLGEIAQVADRFSRQPELLGTFTVLLVENIAPDAPLHDRLVNRQRAATEIVAAGIRRGQAAGRYRADIDPAVKAVEILAFIHGMEMTWLLDPSIPLAEVFKEYAETLARDFSPPTPTSAT, encoded by the coding sequence GTGCCCGACGTACGTCCGTACGAGACGCTTCTCGCCAAAGGTGAAGACCGCAAACAGCGGATCCTCGAGGTGGCGCAGCGGTTGTTGTCGCGAAACGGCTGGCGCAGTACGACGCTCGCGCAGATCGCCCGCGAGGCGGGGGTGACCCCCGCGGGTCTGTTGCATCATTTCGAGTCCAAAGAGCAACTGCTGCACGCGGTGCTGGATGCGCGCGACCTCGACGACGACACCCACTCCGACCGCGGCGGTGATCTGCTGGGCGAGATCGCTCAGGTGGCCGACCGCTTCAGCCGGCAGCCCGAGTTGCTCGGCACCTTCACGGTGCTGCTGGTGGAGAACATCGCACCGGACGCCCCGCTGCACGACCGCCTGGTGAACCGGCAACGGGCCGCCACCGAGATCGTCGCCGCCGGCATCCGCCGAGGCCAGGCCGCGGGCCGCTATCGCGCCGACATAGACCCCGCCGTCAAGGCAGTGGAGATTCTCGCCTTCATCCACGGAATGGAAATGACATGGCTACTCGATCCTTCGATACCCCTGGCCGAGGTGTTCAAGGAGTACGCGGAGACGCTGGCGCGCGACTTCTCTCCACCCACTCCGACGAGCGCGACATGA
- a CDS encoding carboxymuconolactone decarboxylase family protein: protein MRLPPLPADQWDEAVEGALAVMLPPERRNPRDASNVLSTLVNHPVLTKAFLKFNVHLLFSSTLPPRIRELAILRVAHRRECAYEWTHHVDLAKREGITDAEIDAVRRGDGGFDEFEQAVITGVDELDEKSQLSDETWAMLGTRFDDRQRMDYVFTVGSYTMLAMALNTFGVQLEHEER from the coding sequence ATGCGTTTACCGCCGCTGCCCGCTGACCAGTGGGACGAGGCTGTCGAAGGCGCGCTGGCCGTCATGCTGCCCCCGGAGCGCCGCAATCCGCGTGACGCCTCCAACGTGTTGTCGACCCTGGTCAACCACCCGGTCCTGACCAAGGCGTTCCTCAAGTTCAACGTCCACCTCTTGTTTTCATCTACCTTGCCGCCCCGAATCCGCGAGCTCGCCATCCTGCGGGTCGCGCACCGTCGTGAGTGCGCCTACGAGTGGACTCATCATGTCGACCTCGCCAAGCGCGAGGGCATCACCGACGCCGAGATCGACGCGGTCCGCCGGGGCGACGGCGGGTTCGACGAGTTCGAGCAGGCGGTGATCACCGGCGTCGACGAACTCGACGAGAAATCCCAACTGTCCGACGAAACCTGGGCCATGCTCGGCACCCGCTTCGACGACCGGCAACGCATGGACTACGTCTTCACCGTCGGCTCCTACACCATGCTGGCCATGGCGCTCAACACTTTTGGCGTTCAGCTCGAACACGAGGAGAGGTAA